CAACATTGAGATACTTTTGAACATAGTCGCGCATATTCGCCATGCCCGCTACGAAAGTATCAACCATACTATCGTCTAATTGCATGGGTGCCGTTAAGTTTTGATAATATTTTTTACCCTCATCGAAACTATCTACCGTTCCTAAGAGTTGGGCAGAATAACGGGTATTGCCTCCTTCATGACCATTCGGCGCTGCATCCGTGAGCAATACCTTCGCATGTGCATCCGCCGCAAACCGCGCTGCTGTCGCCCCGGCACCACCAAAGCCAATAACTACCGTATCATATTGATAATCCCATTTAACCTGATTCATTTTTTGGAGCATGCTGACCACCCTTTCAAAATCCATTTAACGTATTCTAAAGCACAATTGAAATTGATATTTAAATCACAAACAGAATCATTTTTTAACTACATCTGTATTATATAACCGCTTTCATTTTTATAGAAATAACAATCTGATTATCTGTTATTACAAATGAGTAATGGGTTATACTTGATTTTAATAAGATTAAGCATTAAAGGTGGCGATTTCATGGAAAATAAATTGTTAGTATTTTTAGAAGCTATTCAACAGCACAATAGTATGACGAAAGCTGCACAAAGTTTATTCATCAGTCAGCCGTACATTAGCCGCACAATTAAAAGTGCGGAAACTCATTTTGGGACCCCCTTAATCGACCGCGGCCATCATCCACTTGAATTAACTTATGCTGGAGAAAGATTACTGACTTATTTGCAAAGTGACGCCCGTCTCCATCAGCGAATGAACACTGAACTTAAAGAAATCAGTCAAAATAAGTATCAAAGTATGACGATTGGGATTACACCACCAATGGCTAATGCTTGGTTTAGTCAAACACTACCTGCTTTTTATCAACGTTTTCCGAACATTCGCACTAAAATACTAGAAATCACAACATCAAAAGCAGAAACGTTGCTAGCTAGTCATCAGCTAGACTTTTTTATTGGCAAAACAATTCATCAAACTAACGTCAAAACCATCCCTTTGCAGACAATTTCTTTGTCTTTAGTCATTCCAAAAACAGCCGGAATATATCAGTCCAATCAATTTTGGCGACCGTTCACCCCCACCATTCTTACAGGAATGACTGGTGAGCCTGTCATCCGTGCAGTCGGTGAAGCTCGCTTTCAAGAACTGGTTGACCATTACTTTGCCGATAAAGGCATTCAAACGATTCCACTCATTGAAGTCGATAACTCTCGCTTTGCACTAAGCTTGACACTTCAAGGACTTGGTAGCATTGTTCTAGCCACTGCAATGTTGGCAAGACTAGCCACTGAACCAGCCAAGTACCCTATCAATGCGTTCAAATTACCAACAAGCGAGCTCAGCCTTGATTTTAGTATTGCCTACTTACCAAGTCACGTGCTAGCTAAACCGATTGCTTATCTAGTCGAACAAGCTTGTCAAACCTTTAATCCTGCGATTGATTTTTAACATAAAACGCAAACTGTCAGCATCTATTAAGCTAGATGATTGACAGTTTGCGTTTTACTTTCAAAATAAATCACCGGTAGTAAATCATGTTCAACCCCACCAGCTGTTGCATTAGTTGCTCATTTTCTGGTGATAGTTTGATTTGTTGCTGCCGCAGACATTTGGAGATGTCTAAGTTCATTCTGTCGAATACTCCCAGTACTGAACCAGTTCGTTGTTCCAATAGTTCCTGATAATAAGTTGCCAGCAGCTGTCGTAACGGTTGCTCATTCGTGGTATTTAGATTAGCAACTAAATCACTAATTATGCCCACAGCAACACGTGCCCGATCCTGCCCCCCGCTGTACCATTTCACCGTCATATCTGTTCGACTCCTTTTACGCAATAACAACTGCCACCATGGTCGCTGAACAGGTCTTCTGCTCAAACCTAATAACTCATCCGTCGAGACAGCAAATAGTTTGCTCAGTGCTACCAACAACTCTAAATCTGGATAACTTTTCCCTAACTCCCACTTGGAAATAGTTTGCCGTGAGACGTGTAACCGCTCCGCCACCGTCTGCTGGGACCATTCATGCTGTTGTCGTTGCTCTTTTATTTTAGTACCAATCACAATTTTCATCCTACCCGCTCCTCTATTAAAATACTAGACTATTGGGTGCACCAATTCATTGCAACACACTTAAGCGCTACCGCAACGGTTGGTTGCAACCACTCAAGATCAAGTCTCGGTATGAAAATGTTGATACAACGACTTTCCTGAAACTAACAATTCCACAACTTGTTGAGGATCATCAACCGTCACACCTTGTCGTTGCAAATAACTGACAAATTGCGGTAAATAGTCGCTGGCCTTCAACGCACATTCCAGCTGATAAGTTTGGGCATTAGTCTTTAAAATCAATTGAAAATAATCCGGATTGAAATCAAATGGTGAAAGTCGTTTGCGACACCGATAACTGATGGTAACTCGCTGCAGATCTGTATAGTGGATTAGTTGGCACCGTGGACAATTGAACACAATTTGGCGAAACTTCGTCAATGTCGATGCAGCATACGTATGCAACTCAATGGTAGCAGGCTGAATCACCCAGTAACTATTGATTCCCACTGGAACGACCACAATCAATCCAACAATATAAAGTGATAAAAAGAGCCACCACGGCTGATAACCAAAACCAGTAAATAATAGACAAACAAATAGCCAAAATAATCCGAGACCCAGAAGTCGCCCAAAGCTTAGTCGCCGACCAACAACATATGGCTTTGGAAAGAAAGCACTACCACGAACTAATTCATCCAAGGATAGATTATACAGATCCGACAGTGCCAGTAAATTATCGATTGACGGAATCGCCTTTCCGCGTTCCCACTTAGACACCGCCTGAGTCGTAACAAATAACTTGGACGCTAATTGCGCCTGTGTCAATCCATACTGACAACGACGCGTTTTCAATAATGCTGCGAGTAACATTGGCTCGCCCCCTTTATGATTTCAGCTTAATCCTCAACCACGATCAAACCAATCAACTCATGGTTGTTTAGTCACAATCATACATGGCAGTCATAATTTGTTGAACTTCCGTTGTTAAATCTTGTTGCTCGCCAATTAAGACTTCGTTAGCAACGCCCAACGTATCATGTGGAAACCACCACCGACGCATGTCTTCCACACCAAAATCACGATGACGATTTTGATGGCGCGCCAAGGTCGTGGCAAAGCTCACTTCAAAATAATAAGTAAGGACGCGTGGAAACGATTGACTAAGCCGCGCCAACATTTTTCCATACCGATCACGTGCTAAGATGCCTTCCACAATGACTACAGGCACACGTCCCAGCCCATAGCACGCAATTTGTTCAATCAGACCAATTGAAATATTTCCCGGGTAATCATGACTCATCAGCATGTCGCGACGAACGACATCTTGGGACACTAGCAACGTATGATGGCCCACGCGTCGTTGCAACGCCTGCGCTAGCGTCGTCTTGCCACTCCCAGAATTCCCCCGAATAATCACCAAAGTTGTTTCCATCCACATGTCCTCCACTCATTCCTGTATCTTAATCATACCGCACAGCTAACAAAAAAACGTTAGCCAAATTGGCTAACGTTCGCTGATACTATTTGGCTTTACTGGCGTTACGTCGGGCATCATGTAAAATCTTCAATGCGCGTTTCCGCGATTTTAAGTTGGTCCCCCGTAGACGCCTGCGCGCACTTGCTAAATCTTGTTTTTCCATCATGGGTGCCTCCTGATAAATAGTAATTATTACCATTTAAATTATAATCAATCTTATGCTTACGTCAACTATTATGCAGCCAGCTGACATTGACAGATACAATTAGCTCCCAATAATTAAATTATCATTTATTAGACTAACGGCAATGACAATGTTACCCTTAAATTGTCAACGACATTATATAAGTATTTTGAAGGAGTGGGGATCTTTGAAACCAAACAATGTTAATAATCAGAATAAACGTCACCAATCGCGATGGGTAATCACGAGCGCAACCGCCATGATACTGACAACGTTAACGATTGCCAGTCAGGCGGCGGCTGCCGACGATACAGTCACGACCACAACCAACGAACCGACCAACAGTCAGTTGAATACGAATACTCAAGTTAACGCTACTCAGGTCAATTTGAAAGCGGATACTTCTACATCAGTATCCACGATAAAATCCGACCAGTCAGCAGTCGCAGCCACGTCACCCACCACATCAACCGGAAGTCCCTCTGAGCACTCGTCGTCAGTGAACACCAACCCACAACAACAATCAGCAAATCCAGCATCACAATCTCAAGCAACTACCACGTCAGAATCAACACCGACCACAGATATTAAGCACCCAACTCAAACCGCACCAGCTCAAACAACCTCCGCATCAACTACTGAACCAACTACCGAATCAAACACTGAATCAGCGACTGATAGTCAAGCTAAAGCAACGACAACCGATAATCAAGCTTCCAAGCAACCAAGCCAGCAAGCCGCACCTGCGCCGTCCAACTCCACTACCACCGAGGTGAATACTCAGTCAGCGACTAGCTCAGCGTCAACCGATGATAAAATTGTTACCAATGTAAACCAGGAAAAGCTAGTTTTGAAAACTAACCAACCAGTCGTCCGTGCCATTAGCCGCACCGCGTCAGAAAATATTAACGATTGGATGCCAAACACATTATTGCAACAAGAGGTACTCAGTCAACTGCGCAAACAGAACCCAGATCGTACCTGGAACTCAGCTGCAGACATCACTAAGGCAGATATGCTACTACTGACCACCTACTATGGCAAGGACACTTATATCGACGGCAAGACTTCCTACTCATTAGAAGGACTGCAATATGCCACTAACCTTACGACAGTCTGGCTCAACAACAACTTGAACGCACCGTCTGGCAGTTACTATAGTGATGTCACTGATATTTCACCATTAGCCAACTTACAAAAACTCCAAGTGGTCAATATTCAGCAAAACCGGATCACGGACATTTCACCGCTCGCAAACTTAAAGAATTTAACGGAGGTCGATGCCGCCTATAACCACATTTCAGATTTTTCGCCACTTAAAGGATTTAAAAATCTGAAAGGCACATTCAGTAACCAATTTATCACCTTACCACCCGCCTATATTAGTGCAGATAATAATATTGCGACGCTGGCGATTGATTGCTATTTGCCAGATGGCTCTAAAGTTCAACTGAAGCCCAATAATGGCGTCGGTGAAACTGTTTTCTACAAAAACGGTCAGCTTTACGTTCGCTGGTACTTTAACGGTGCGGGCGGTGGTAATTACGACAGCAACGGTCATATCTACTACACGAATATGAAGCCCCAGCAACCCGGACTAACAGGTCCGACCTTTAACGGTACCACGGTTATTCCCATGGACGATTATTATTTCATGACTGCCGCTTCTGACGGTAACAACTTTGTCGTCGTCCGCCCGTATGTCTTAGCTGCCACTGCTGCGCCCATCACGGTCAAATACGTCGACGCGCTTACCGGTGAATCCTTAGTCACCGCTGACCTCACCTTAAACGGAATCGTCGGTCAGCCTTACACGACTCAGCGCATTGATGACGAGCTACCAAATTATGACTTTACGAACATTGTCGGCAATGCCAGTGGTGTCTTCACAGCGGATGCCCAGACCGTCACTTATTACTATACTCGTAAGGACGCCGGCGACATTACGATTCACATGGTCGATGCTAACGGCAACTTAGTCTACGAACCGCAAATTCTACCTGGAAAACACAATCTCGGTAACGCCTACAATTTAGATGCGCCAACCTTTGACCATTTTAAATTACAGCAAACTATCGGCAATGCGGCTGGCGTTTTCACGACTGATCCGCAAAGCATCACGTTTGTCTATGTCCGCTTAGACGCCGGTAACATTACGGTGAAATATCAAGATAAGCAGGGAAAACAATTAAAGCCCGATAAGACAATTTCCGGCTCCCAATCACTCGGCCAAGCCTATACGACTGAACCGTTGGATATTGAAAATTACACCCTGACGACAACGCCGACAAACGCCACGGGCACTTTCACAGACCAGGAACAGACGGTCATTTACGTCTATGTGCGCCGCGATGCTGGCCAGATCGTTGTTAAGTATCAAGATAGTGCTGGTAACCCACTAGCACCCGACAAGCTTTTAGACGGTAAAGAACAGCTAGGAGCAGCCTATCAAACGGAAGCCATTTCAATTCCTAACTTTTACCTAGTCGCCACACCTGCGAACGCCACCGGGACCTTTTCAACCGACGCGCAAACCGTTATTTACCAGTATACGCGCTCGAATGCTGGCCATATCACGGTGAAGTATCAAGACGCTAACGGCACGACCTTAGCTCCCGACGACGTCCTAACTGGTGACGGTCAGCTCGGTCGCCCCTATCAGACTAGCGCCAAGACGATTGAAAACTACCGCTTAATTCAAACGCCGGCGAACGCTACTGGGCAATTCAGCGACCAAGCGCAAACCGTCATCTACGTCTACACTCGCGAGGATGCGGGTGACATCACGGTTCAGTATTTAGACGAAAACGGCCAGCAGTTAGCCGCCGATAGCGTATTAAGCGGTCAAGGTCAATTAGGACGGCCCTATGAAACGTCACCGCTGAACATTAACGGCTATACGGTAAAATCGACACAGGGTAACACGACTGGGACCTATACTGTACAGCCGCAACGCGTCGTTTACATTTACGATCGGACAGCTGGACAGCCGGTCACTGCCAAGTATCAGGACCAAGATGGTAAGTCTATCCATCCTGACGTTGTTCACAGCGGGTATTTGGGTGACAACTACTCGACCGAACAACTTGTTATCGACGGCTACACCTTTAAAGCCGTTCAGGGTGACGTCAGTGGGACGTTCGGGACTTCTGCTAAGACTGTGACCTACGTCTATGAACGGACGGCTGGGCTACCCGTCACTGCCAAGTATCTGGATGAGCATGGTAAGTCTATCCATCCTGACGTTGTTCACAGCGGGTATTTAGGTGACAGCTACTCGACTGAACAGCTGGTTATCGATGGTTACACCTTCAAGGCTGTGCAGGGTGACGTCAGTGGGACGTTCGGAACTACCGCGAAGACTGTGACCTATGTTTACACTGTAAACACCCCCACAATTCCAGATACCCAAGGAACCGTTACGGTGCATTACATGACCAAGGACGGCATTAAACTAAACGAACCAACCGTGCTGAGCGGCAAGACGGGAACCACTTATCAAACCGTGCCCCTGACGTTCACTGATCATGAACTCGTTGGTCAGCCGGAAAATGCCATGGGTCTCTTCACTGCTGATAACGTAGACGTCACGTACGTCTACCAAGCAACTGACACGACTGGTACCGACGATATTATTGATCCCGAAGAACCGGAACAACCGACTAAGCCGATTAAGCCTGTTGAGCCAACCACACCCGAGACGCCTAACGAACCAGGAACGACCGTAACGCAGCCGGATCGCATTAAGCCGACTCAACCAGCGGTAGCTGTAAAACCAGCAGCGACCGTGAAACCAACGCTTAAACCCGCGGCCGCCCAGGCAAGTTTGGTCAAAACAACGAGTCCCGTCACTGAACACTCAGCCCAGTTACCACAAACCAACGAACAGACTGGCAAATTAGCGGTCATCCTAGGACTGTTATTATCCATCGTCACGTTCGGGTTCTATGGTAAACATCGGCAATCATAACGTCATCAGGTCTAACGAAAACGACACTTCATTTTTCGAAGTGTCGTTTTTTCTGATCAAAGGTGCCTATAATGAAATTAATAATTATAATTCCGATGAAGGAAGTCCTAATCGATGAAAGTCTATCTCATTCGTCACTCCGAACCAACTTATCAACAGGTCACTACAGCTGGATTAACTGGTTTCGGCCGTGAACTCGG
This Lactiplantibacillus plantarum DNA region includes the following protein-coding sequences:
- a CDS encoding helix-turn-helix domain-containing protein; amino-acid sequence: MLLAALLKTRRCQYGLTQAQLASKLFVTTQAVSKWERGKAIPSIDNLLALSDLYNLSLDELVRGSAFFPKPYVVGRRLSFGRLLGLGLFWLFVCLLFTGFGYQPWWLFLSLYIVGLIVVVPVGINSYWVIQPATIELHTYAASTLTKFRQIVFNCPRCQLIHYTDLQRVTISYRCRKRLSPFDFNPDYFQLILKTNAQTYQLECALKASDYLPQFVSYLQRQGVTVDDPQQVVELLVSGKSLYQHFHTET
- a CDS encoding MucBP domain-containing protein, translating into MKPNNVNNQNKRHQSRWVITSATAMILTTLTIASQAAAADDTVTTTTNEPTNSQLNTNTQVNATQVNLKADTSTSVSTIKSDQSAVAATSPTTSTGSPSEHSSSVNTNPQQQSANPASQSQATTTSESTPTTDIKHPTQTAPAQTTSASTTEPTTESNTESATDSQAKATTTDNQASKQPSQQAAPAPSNSTTTEVNTQSATSSASTDDKIVTNVNQEKLVLKTNQPVVRAISRTASENINDWMPNTLLQQEVLSQLRKQNPDRTWNSAADITKADMLLLTTYYGKDTYIDGKTSYSLEGLQYATNLTTVWLNNNLNAPSGSYYSDVTDISPLANLQKLQVVNIQQNRITDISPLANLKNLTEVDAAYNHISDFSPLKGFKNLKGTFSNQFITLPPAYISADNNIATLAIDCYLPDGSKVQLKPNNGVGETVFYKNGQLYVRWYFNGAGGGNYDSNGHIYYTNMKPQQPGLTGPTFNGTTVIPMDDYYFMTAASDGNNFVVVRPYVLAATAAPITVKYVDALTGESLVTADLTLNGIVGQPYTTQRIDDELPNYDFTNIVGNASGVFTADAQTVTYYYTRKDAGDITIHMVDANGNLVYEPQILPGKHNLGNAYNLDAPTFDHFKLQQTIGNAAGVFTTDPQSITFVYVRLDAGNITVKYQDKQGKQLKPDKTISGSQSLGQAYTTEPLDIENYTLTTTPTNATGTFTDQEQTVIYVYVRRDAGQIVVKYQDSAGNPLAPDKLLDGKEQLGAAYQTEAISIPNFYLVATPANATGTFSTDAQTVIYQYTRSNAGHITVKYQDANGTTLAPDDVLTGDGQLGRPYQTSAKTIENYRLIQTPANATGQFSDQAQTVIYVYTREDAGDITVQYLDENGQQLAADSVLSGQGQLGRPYETSPLNINGYTVKSTQGNTTGTYTVQPQRVVYIYDRTAGQPVTAKYQDQDGKSIHPDVVHSGYLGDNYSTEQLVIDGYTFKAVQGDVSGTFGTSAKTVTYVYERTAGLPVTAKYLDEHGKSIHPDVVHSGYLGDSYSTEQLVIDGYTFKAVQGDVSGTFGTTAKTVTYVYTVNTPTIPDTQGTVTVHYMTKDGIKLNEPTVLSGKTGTTYQTVPLTFTDHELVGQPENAMGLFTADNVDVTYVYQATDTTGTDDIIDPEEPEQPTKPIKPVEPTTPETPNEPGTTVTQPDRIKPTQPAVAVKPAATVKPTLKPAAAQASLVKTTSPVTEHSAQLPQTNEQTGKLAVILGLLLSIVTFGFYGKHRQS
- a CDS encoding kinase produces the protein METTLVIIRGNSGSGKTTLAQALQRRVGHHTLLVSQDVVRRDMLMSHDYPGNISIGLIEQIACYGLGRVPVVIVEGILARDRYGKMLARLSQSFPRVLTYYFEVSFATTLARHQNRHRDFGVEDMRRWWFPHDTLGVANEVLIGEQQDLTTEVQQIMTAMYDCD
- a CDS encoding putative metal homeostasis protein — translated: MEKQDLASARRRLRGTNLKSRKRALKILHDARRNASKAK
- a CDS encoding helix-turn-helix domain-containing protein, producing MKIVIGTKIKEQRQQHEWSQQTVAERLHVSRQTISKWELGKSYPDLELLVALSKLFAVSTDELLGLSRRPVQRPWWQLLLRKRSRTDMTVKWYSGGQDRARVAVGIISDLVANLNTTNEQPLRQLLATYYQELLEQRTGSVLGVFDRMNLDISKCLRQQQIKLSPENEQLMQQLVGLNMIYYR
- a CDS encoding LysR family transcriptional regulator translates to MENKLLVFLEAIQQHNSMTKAAQSLFISQPYISRTIKSAETHFGTPLIDRGHHPLELTYAGERLLTYLQSDARLHQRMNTELKEISQNKYQSMTIGITPPMANAWFSQTLPAFYQRFPNIRTKILEITTSKAETLLASHQLDFFIGKTIHQTNVKTIPLQTISLSLVIPKTAGIYQSNQFWRPFTPTILTGMTGEPVIRAVGEARFQELVDHYFADKGIQTIPLIEVDNSRFALSLTLQGLGSIVLATAMLARLATEPAKYPINAFKLPTSELSLDFSIAYLPSHVLAKPIAYLVEQACQTFNPAIDF